In the Triticum urartu cultivar G1812 unplaced genomic scaffold, Tu2.1 TuUngrouped_contig_4635, whole genome shotgun sequence genome, one interval contains:
- the LOC125528102 gene encoding uncharacterized protein LOC125528102, which produces MGGGEIAAAAEEEDDGLQRAGPGGGWLQALRFLQRLTILWSPKFLSTFFFSCHIFPSSLQFLVLRGHMEGMGTLEPLSNLSSLTRLELYDCGEDLKCQGLWSLLTTGGQLNELAVMHSPRFFADWDPNPRRALEDAEGGEEQQAQLVSSTLRELRTDDVAGLLAAPVCSFLSSSLTKLELIGNWCEGMEWFSKEQEDALQLLSSLQELVFKYFEDLQQLPAGLRNLTSLKILAVKFCPAISSLPSDALSDSLQKLHVYGCSEELKQQCRGLEGTIPEIKGHH; this is translated from the coding sequence GGAGGATGGCTCCAAGCCTTGCGATTCCTCCAGAGATTAACAATACTGTGgtccccaaagtttctatccaCCTTCTTCTTTTCCTGTCACATTTTCCCTTCCTCCCTGCAGTTTCTGGTTCTTAGGGGGCATATGGAGGGCATGGGGACACTGGAGCCCCTCTCAAACCTCTCCTCTCTCACCAGATTAGAATTGTATGATTGTGGAGAGGATCTGAAATGTCAGGGCTTGTGGTCTCTCCTTACCACCGGGGGCCAGCTCAACGAATTAGCTGTCATGCACAGCCCTAGATTCTTTGCTGATTGGGATCCCAATCCCAGACGGGCTTTGGAAGATGCTGAGGGAGGTGAAGAGCAGCAGGCACAGCTTGTTTCATCCACACTGCGTGAGCTCAGGACAGATGACGTGGCAGGACTTCTTGCTGCACCCGTCTGCAGCTTCCTCTCTTCCTCCCTCACCAAGCTGGAACTTATTGGGAATTGGTGTGAAGGGATGGAGTGGTTCAGCAAGGAGCAAGAGGACGCCCTTCAACTCCTCTCCTCCCTCCAGGAACTAGTGTTTAAGTATTTCGAGGACCTTCAACAACTCCCTGCAGGGCTGCGTAACCTTACCAGCCTCAAGATATTAGCAGTCAAGTTCTGTCCAGCCATCTCGTCATTGCCCAGCGATGCCCTCTCGGATTCACTGCAAAAGCTACATGTCTACGGCTGCAGTGAGGAGCTGAAACAGCAGTGCAGGGGGCTGGAGGGAACCATCCCCGAAATCAAAGGACATCATTGA